The Caulobacter vibrioides sequence CCAGTTCTGGCTGGTCCCGGTCTTGCCGGCCACGGGACGGCCGAAGGCCGCGCGCTGGGCGGTGCCCTGCGAGACCACCTTCTTCATCATCTTCACCATCATGCTGGCGTGCGCCACGTCGTAGACTCGGCGCTCGCCCTGCGGCGGCTGATGCTGGAAGATCTGTTGCCCCCCCTGGGTGGTGATCGACTCGATCACATAGGGCTCGATCCGGATCCCGCCCTGCTGGAACACCTGGAACCCCGAGGTGATCTGCAACAGGTTCACCTCATACGAGCCCAGCGCCACCGACAGATCGGGGGAAGGCGGCAGGCTGGTGATGCCGAAGCGGCGGACAAGATCGCCGATCGCCGGACCGCCCGCCTCCTGGCCGAGCTTGACGGCGACCGTATTGATCGAGGTGACCAGCGCCTGTTCCACGGTCATGGGGCCGCGATAGCCGCCGCTGTAGTTCTCCGGCGCCCAGGTTCCGAACTTGACCGGCTCGTCGACGCGGATGTCGGTGGGCAGCACGCCCTTCTCGACGGCGGCGGCGTAGACGAACGGCTTGAACGTCGAGCCGGGCTGGCGCTTGGCCTGGACGGCGCGGTTGAAGGGGCTCTCCGAATAGTCCGTACCGCCGACCATGGCGCGTACGGCGCCATCGGCCGACAGTGACAGCAGCGCGGCCTGGCTGGCGCCCGAGCGTGTGGTTTCAATCGCCATGGTCTGGCGGACGACTTCGGCGCCCTCGCTCTGGAGCAAGGGGTCGATCGTCAGGCGCACCACGAGGTCCGGCGCGTTCTGACCGGCGATTTTGACCGCCTCAGTCGTGGCGTAGTCGAGCACCCAGCCGTAGTCGCCCTCATCCTGCAGCGCCATGGGCGACAGGCGGGGCGTATCGTCCAGGGCGCGGCTCTCCTGTTCTGGGGTGATCCAGCCCTCCTTGCGCATGTTGGCCAGGATCAGGCGCGAGCGGGCCAGCGCGCGCTCCATATCGTTGGTCAGGGCCAGGCGCGACGGCGCCTTGGGCAGGCTGGCCAGCAGGGCGGCTTCCGAGAGCGTAAGTTGACTGGCGGGCTTGCCGAAATAGGTCTGGGACGCGCCATCGACCCCAAAGGTGCCCGCCCCGAAATAGATGCGGTTCAGATAGAGCTCGAGGATCTCGTCCTTGGTGAGGATCTGCTCCAGCTTATAGGCCAGCAGCATCTCCTGCAGCTTGCGC is a genomic window containing:
- the pbpC gene encoding multimodular transpeptidase-transglycosylase PbpC encodes the protein MNDWTLPPYKFDDGKSPGEPPKPGPASAGDGVSQDPWAPQGPDPFRLSSDAATPPPPPEPPPEEPFRADLQHAAAKKKARKWGWVWGTLLVGFLLAVLSVAGGGAYVWFTYLKDTPSLPSREALFAVNRAPGIRFEDRNGQVIATRGPRYGQRITLGSVPNYVPMAFLAAEDRRFYQHGAIDVQGIARAAWINYRAGKTRQGASTLTQQLAKGLFLTPDRVVKRKLQEMLLAYKLEQILTKDEILELYLNRIYFGAGTFGVDGASQTYFGKPASQLTLSEAALLASLPKAPSRLALTNDMERALARSRLILANMRKEGWITPEQESRALDDTPRLSPMALQDEGDYGWVLDYATTEAVKIAGQNAPDLVVRLTIDPLLQSEGAEVVRQTMAIETTRSGASQAALLSLSADGAVRAMVGGTDYSESPFNRAVQAKRQPGSTFKPFVYAAAVEKGVLPTDIRVDEPVKFGTWAPENYSGGYRGPMTVEQALVTSINTVAVKLGQEAGGPAIGDLVRRFGITSLPPSPDLSVALGSYEVNLLQITSGFQVFQQGGIRIEPYVIESITTQGGQQIFQHQPPQGERRVYDVAHASMMVKMMKKVVSQGTAQRAAFGRPVAGKTGTSQNWRDAWFVGFTPDYVTGVWVGNDDEKPMNKVVGGDIPASIWRRFMMSAHQTLAVRDFEWLLPDPAPQSEPDPRNGFYETLSAEFSRAASELEAPPPVAPAPGQPAQDNLPY